The following coding sequences lie in one Streptomyces sp. NBC_00510 genomic window:
- a CDS encoding DUF4442 domain-containing protein — MSENQPQIGELMAATVPMAATLSIEFLETTAERAVVRLPDQPAYHNHVGGPHAGAMFTLAETASGAVVLAAFADQLSRAVPLAVRAEIGYKKLAMGPVTATAQLGRPAADVIADLDKGERPEFPVTVALAREDGAVTGEMTIVWTLRPDN, encoded by the coding sequence ATGTCCGAGAACCAGCCCCAGATAGGCGAGCTCATGGCGGCCACCGTGCCGATGGCCGCCACCCTCAGCATCGAGTTCCTGGAGACCACCGCCGAGCGCGCCGTGGTCCGCCTCCCCGACCAGCCCGCCTACCACAACCACGTCGGCGGCCCCCACGCCGGCGCGATGTTCACCCTCGCCGAGACCGCCAGCGGCGCCGTCGTCCTGGCCGCCTTCGCCGACCAGCTCTCCCGCGCCGTCCCCCTCGCCGTCCGCGCCGAGATCGGCTACAAGAAGCTCGCCATGGGCCCGGTCACCGCCACCGCCCAGCTCGGCCGCCCCGCCGCCGACGTCATCGCCGACCTCGACAAGGGCGAACGCCCGGAGTTCCCCGTCACCGTCGCCCTCGCGCGCGAGGACGGCGCCGTCACGGGCGAGATGACCATCGTGTGGACCCTGCGCCCCGACAACTGA
- a CDS encoding LamG domain-containing protein — MFATALTLLAALPALPAAAAASPTPADPLLAARGQAVSTGKPVVVDALTTETSTTEALPDGTFVNTTSPLPTRVRKDGAWTPVDATLIADGDGGYAPKATPNAVTLSGGGNGPLVTLTHADGPGMTLTLPFTLPAPRVSGDTALYPSVLPGVDLSVSVTDQGGFSDILIVHNAAAAADPQLRKLTLAADTRGLTLATTDAGDVRATAADGDLVYTSPQPLMWDSGTTPVMLQELGSAPDPAAGLTSSVEGPGAGATTEPVAVAVGSDTLTLTPDAGVLTGPGTTYPVFIDPYTNPVSSTAGHYTEVYSSSTCENSPQYDKAQTNGQGVGYQRWGGACGVGLERSYWAINTGGLHPAFVVDSASVKISTTYAASWSCSQNQPVTLHTTNAISSSTDWLSRPGAHDTAFPPVTDTVPSGANSSSSCSNSTATFNVTAAVQKIADQDGDGYDADGTFGAASNTWTIGLYGNESQTSGNDDYLRMSTTLTLTTKFDIPPDVPDNLHMTPAATGASAPCTTSGVGWIGATTYSDAGSNITLHSTVATQMSGEHVKAHYYVWDRTIDPDGDGNGAAVSTPDSSFLASGADAPMGIGATLKDGHQYGWDVYAEDDSSQGLTSAKSEHCWFTTDFTAPQSPDVTTNPSFPPVGSGPVDADKVVYAGVGKTTDFTVAAADNAAADTTCDPGPCRSSGMDHFLWQLDSAPTAADGTSAGITGTDAQGRSTGKVTVPITDWGVHTLYVAAVDKAGNISTNVSGYTYTVPWNPATKIKPGDISGDGVPDLLATTKTGDLNMIPGNLDPAQNTGAVQSGPVTGTPPPVTGPVTVATAADSPDHTGWNNYLIAHRGNLHGSDVDDLFAYNKVSKQLYVVKNDLDPVDDASFPRIPYSTFGGFIGERFDVVTKDACAPSDVVADDTRCRGTDYNSQSWNVSQLITPGNVFGNSYDYSAVITVENKELWIYQSDGGYHLKNPLLLGDGDWTGQTLIAAGTFKGSPVLWSRDNTTGALYSYPLAVDGDTLVPALLHPTVHTALGLTLAPAAFPVVASPGDVNSPVATGTNGGGPDGIPDLYTVDTSGQLIEYNYRQSPVLTSPPTYSFAAPVPLGSVTDTASHWWKLAEGTGGTTADSTGTLGTTLTGAYNWTTDAARGKVLNLSGTTGYGAASGPAVDTSKSFTVSAWVKLNSASANSTFVSQSGTINNGFQLYYSSGAQAWAFGRWSTDTTGAVWRAAYGSKPVTGQWTYLVGVYDSTAKEVRLYVNGRLSATRDWTYAPWNATGPLQIGRKIAAGTYAEYTNAALSSIRVYPTALPPADAAGTGDSPKVVQLD; from the coding sequence ATGTTCGCCACCGCACTCACCCTCCTGGCCGCCCTTCCCGCGTTGCCCGCGGCCGCTGCCGCTTCCCCCACCCCGGCCGACCCGCTGCTCGCCGCGCGGGGACAGGCCGTGTCCACCGGAAAGCCCGTCGTGGTGGACGCGCTCACCACGGAGACCTCCACCACCGAGGCGCTGCCGGACGGCACCTTCGTCAACACGACCAGCCCTCTGCCGACCCGGGTGCGCAAGGACGGTGCCTGGACCCCGGTGGACGCCACCCTGATCGCCGACGGCGACGGCGGGTACGCGCCCAAGGCCACCCCGAACGCGGTGACGCTCTCCGGCGGCGGCAACGGCCCGCTGGTCACCCTCACCCACGCCGACGGCCCCGGCATGACCCTGACCCTGCCCTTCACCCTGCCCGCGCCGAGGGTCAGCGGCGACACCGCCCTCTACCCCTCCGTGCTGCCCGGCGTCGATCTGTCGGTGTCCGTGACCGACCAGGGCGGCTTCAGCGACATCCTGATCGTCCACAACGCGGCCGCCGCGGCCGATCCGCAACTCAGGAAGCTCACCCTGGCCGCCGACACCCGCGGCCTCACCCTGGCCACCACCGACGCGGGCGACGTGCGGGCCACCGCCGCCGACGGCGACCTGGTGTACACCAGCCCGCAGCCGCTGATGTGGGACTCCGGGACCACCCCGGTGATGCTGCAGGAACTCGGCAGTGCGCCGGACCCGGCAGCGGGCCTGACGTCCTCCGTCGAGGGACCCGGCGCGGGCGCCACCACCGAGCCGGTCGCCGTGGCCGTCGGCAGCGACACCCTGACGCTGACCCCTGACGCGGGCGTGCTCACCGGCCCCGGCACCACGTATCCGGTGTTCATCGACCCCTACACCAATCCGGTCTCCTCCACCGCGGGCCACTACACCGAGGTCTACTCCAGTTCGACCTGCGAGAACTCCCCGCAGTACGACAAGGCGCAGACCAACGGCCAGGGCGTCGGGTACCAGCGCTGGGGCGGTGCCTGCGGTGTCGGCCTGGAGCGCTCGTACTGGGCGATCAACACCGGTGGACTCCACCCTGCGTTCGTCGTCGACAGCGCCTCCGTCAAGATCTCCACCACCTATGCCGCGAGTTGGTCCTGCAGCCAGAACCAGCCGGTCACGCTGCACACGACGAACGCGATCAGCTCCAGCACCGACTGGCTGTCCAGGCCCGGCGCCCACGACACCGCGTTCCCACCGGTGACCGACACCGTGCCCAGCGGCGCCAATTCCAGCAGTTCGTGCAGCAACAGCACCGCGACCTTCAACGTCACCGCCGCGGTCCAGAAGATCGCCGACCAGGACGGCGACGGCTACGACGCGGACGGCACCTTCGGCGCCGCCTCCAACACCTGGACGATCGGCCTGTACGGGAACGAGTCGCAGACTTCGGGCAACGACGACTACCTGCGGATGTCGACCACGCTGACCCTCACCACCAAGTTCGACATACCGCCGGACGTGCCCGACAACCTGCACATGACCCCGGCCGCCACCGGCGCCTCGGCACCCTGCACGACCAGCGGTGTGGGCTGGATCGGCGCCACCACGTACTCCGACGCCGGCAGCAACATCACGCTGCACTCCACCGTCGCCACCCAGATGTCCGGCGAGCACGTCAAGGCGCACTACTACGTCTGGGACCGCACCATCGACCCTGACGGGGACGGGAACGGCGCCGCCGTCTCCACTCCGGACAGCTCCTTCCTCGCCTCCGGAGCGGATGCTCCGATGGGCATCGGCGCCACCCTCAAGGACGGTCACCAGTACGGCTGGGACGTCTACGCCGAGGACGACTCGAGCCAAGGACTCACGTCCGCCAAGTCGGAGCACTGCTGGTTCACCACCGACTTCACCGCCCCGCAGAGCCCGGACGTGACCACCAACCCGTCCTTCCCTCCGGTGGGATCCGGGCCCGTGGACGCCGACAAGGTCGTCTACGCCGGTGTCGGGAAGACCACCGACTTCACCGTGGCCGCCGCGGACAACGCCGCCGCGGACACCACCTGCGACCCGGGTCCCTGCAGGTCCAGCGGAATGGACCACTTCCTGTGGCAGCTGGACTCGGCGCCCACCGCGGCCGACGGCACCAGCGCCGGCATCACCGGCACGGACGCGCAGGGACGGTCCACCGGCAAGGTGACGGTGCCGATCACGGACTGGGGCGTGCACACCCTGTACGTGGCGGCCGTCGACAAGGCGGGCAACATCTCCACCAACGTCTCGGGTTACACCTACACCGTCCCCTGGAACCCGGCGACCAAGATCAAGCCGGGTGACATCTCCGGGGACGGCGTGCCCGACCTGCTCGCCACCACCAAGACCGGCGACCTCAACATGATCCCGGGCAACCTCGACCCCGCGCAGAACACCGGCGCCGTCCAGAGCGGGCCCGTCACCGGCACGCCGCCACCGGTCACCGGCCCGGTCACCGTGGCCACCGCCGCCGATTCACCCGACCACACCGGTTGGAACAACTACCTCATCGCCCACCGGGGCAACCTCCACGGCTCGGATGTCGACGACCTCTTCGCCTACAACAAGGTGAGCAAGCAGCTCTACGTCGTCAAGAACGACCTCGACCCGGTCGACGACGCCTCGTTCCCGAGGATTCCCTACTCCACGTTCGGCGGCTTCATCGGCGAGAGGTTCGACGTCGTCACCAAGGACGCATGCGCGCCGTCCGACGTCGTCGCGGACGACACGCGCTGCCGTGGCACCGACTACAACAGCCAGAGCTGGAACGTCAGCCAACTCATCACCCCGGGCAACGTCTTCGGCAACAGCTACGACTATTCCGCCGTCATCACCGTCGAGAACAAGGAGCTGTGGATCTACCAGTCCGACGGCGGCTACCACCTGAAGAACCCGCTCCTGCTGGGCGACGGCGACTGGACCGGACAGACCCTGATCGCCGCGGGGACCTTCAAGGGCAGTCCCGTCCTGTGGTCCCGTGACAACACCACCGGAGCCCTGTACAGCTACCCGCTCGCCGTGGACGGCGACACCCTGGTACCTGCCCTGCTCCATCCCACGGTCCACACCGCTCTCGGGCTCACCCTCGCCCCGGCGGCCTTCCCGGTCGTGGCTTCTCCGGGAGACGTCAACAGCCCGGTCGCGACCGGCACGAACGGCGGAGGACCGGACGGGATTCCCGACCTCTACACCGTCGACACGTCGGGTCAGCTCATCGAGTACAACTACCGCCAGAGCCCCGTCCTGACCTCACCGCCCACCTACTCCTTCGCCGCCCCGGTCCCGCTGGGTTCCGTGACCGACACCGCGAGCCACTGGTGGAAGCTCGCGGAAGGTACCGGCGGCACGACGGCCGACAGCACCGGCACCCTGGGTACCACTCTGACCGGTGCGTACAACTGGACCACCGACGCCGCCCGCGGCAAGGTGCTCAACCTCAGCGGTACCACGGGTTACGGTGCGGCGTCCGGACCTGCCGTGGACACGTCGAAGAGCTTCACCGTCTCCGCCTGGGTCAAGCTCAATTCGGCCTCCGCCAACAGCACGTTCGTCTCACAGAGCGGCACCATCAACAACGGTTTCCAGCTCTACTACTCCTCCGGCGCCCAAGCCTGGGCCTTCGGACGGTGGAGCACCGACACCACCGGCGCAGTCTGGCGAGCCGCCTACGGCAGCAAGCCGGTCACCGGACAGTGGACCTACCTGGTCGGCGTCTACGACTCCACCGCCAAGGAAGTCCGTCTGTACGTCAACGGCAGGCTCTCGGCGACCAGGGACTGGACCTACGCCCCCTGGAACGCCACCGGCCCGCTCCAGATCGGCCGCAAGATCGCCGCCGGCACCTACGCGGAATACACCAACGCGGCGCTCAGCAGCATCCGTGTCTACCCCACGGCGCTGCCTCCCGCTGACGCCGCCGGCACCGGTGACAGCCCCAAGGTCGTCCAGCTCGACTGA